From the Kitasatospora atroaurantiaca genome, the window CGAACCTGGTCACCGTCCCGGTCAAGGACGGCAAGGTCTCGCTGTACAGCGGCGGCGGCTCGGGGACGGTCCAGGTCGTCGCGGACCTGGCCGGGTACTTCACCGCGACCGGCGGCGACAAGTACCACGCGGTCGCGCCGCGGCGCGTGATCGACACCCGGGCGCCGTGGTTCTCGGACGGCATCGGCGAGTGGCAGCCGGCCAAGCCGGTCGGCGCCGGCCAGGTCCAGGTCGTCCGTGACGTCGGCTACTCGAACGCCACCGCAGTGGCCCTGAACGTCACCGTGACCGGCGGAACCGCGCCCGGCTACCTGACGGTCTACCCGCAGGGGGCCACTCGTCCGACGGCCTCCAACCTCAACTGGACGGCCGGCCTGACCATCCCGAACCAGGTGGTCGTCGCGACCAGCGAGTCCGGCCAGAACAGCTTCTTCAACGGAAGCGCGGGCAGCGTGGAGCTCATCGCCGACATCAACGGCTACTACGCCCCCTGATCCACCGGACAACAGCTGTGGCCCCGGCCCCCGCCGTAGCGGGAGCCGGGGCCACAGTGCTGTGCGGACCAGGCGTCAGTTGGTGTAGTAGCCGGTGATGTCGGCCAGCAGGTCGGCGCTTCCGGCCCGGTTGAAGAAGGCGACCTTGCCGTTCACGACCGGGACGACGACCAGGTTCGGGATCACCTGGCCGGCCTTGAAGTTGAGGTTGGAGACGTTCGGGCGGGTGGTGCCGTCCGGGTAGACGGTGACGAAACTGTCCGCCGAGGGGAGCACCGCGGTGACGTTGAGGACCACGGCCGTCACCCCGGAGCTCGGCAGCCCGGCCTTGCCGGCGACCTGGAGGGTCAGGGTGCTGCCGGCGCCGACCTTGGCCTGCGGTGCGCCGAGGCCGGACCGGGTGTCCAGCAGCCGGGTCGGGCCCGCGCTGGTGAAGGTCGAGGCGCCGTCGGGCGCGTAGTAGCCGGTGATGTCGGCGAGCAGGTCGACGCTGCCGGCCCGGTTGAAGAGGCTGACCTTGCCGTCGGTGATCGGGACGATCACCAGGTTCGGGATCGTCTGCCCGGCGGTGAAGTTGAGGTTGGAGACGGTGGGCATGGTGCTTCCGTGCGGGTAGACCGTCACGAAGCTGTCGGCGGTCGGGCCGGTCGCCGTGACGTTGAGGATCACGCCCGTGGCGTTGGCGGGCACGCCCGCGTTGCCGGCGACCTGCAGGGTCACCTCACCGCCGGCGCCGACCTGCGCCTTGGGCGCGCCGGTGCCCTCCCGGGTGTCCAGCAGACGGGTCGGCGTGGTGGTGGTCAGCTTCGAGGTGCCGTCCGGCGTGTAGTAGCCGGTGATGTCGGCGAGCAGGTCGACGCTGCCGGCCCGGTTGTAGAAGTTGACCTTGCCGTTGACGACCGGGACGACCACGAGGTTCGGGATGACCTGCCCGGCACTGAAGTTGAGGTTCGACGCCAGCGGGCGGGGCTGCCCGTCCGGGTAGACCGTCACGAAGCCGTTGGACGTGGGCGCGACGGCGGTGACGTTCAGGATCACCGAGGTGGCGTTGGCGGGCACGCCGGTGTCGCCGCCGGTGACCTGCAGCGAGACGGTGCGGTCGGCGCCGACCTTCGCCGCCGGCGCGCCGAGACCGGACCGGGTGTCCAGCAGGCGGGTCGGGCCGAAGGGGGTGTAGCCGCTCGGCGCGGGCGTGGTAGCGGCGACCACGTCGACGTCGTCAGCCTTCACGTACGCGATCCGGTGGTTGTACCGGATCTCGTAATACTTGGTCGAGCCAACGATCACACTGTTCTTGGCCCAGTCGGAGCCGTCGTCGTTCGCCACGTGGTAGTTGTCACTGATCACCGGGCCGGAACCGAGAACGGCGTAGAGCTGTCCGGTCGGGACGGTGGCTGTAGGAGAGAGCGGGGTGACGTCGTCCGCCTTGATGCCGGCCGGATACGCCAAGGCCTCGGGGAAGGCACGCCCGTACACCGGGGCGTCGTTGTTCTTCGGCTTGACCAGGAGCTGCTTCGTCCGGTCATCCGCAACGCCGTTCTGGCCGTTCGGGTTGTAGAACCAGGCCTTGGAGCCGCCGAACCAGATGGCTGTCCAGTCACCCTTGAGGTCTGCAATGACGAAGGACTGTCCCGACACCGCCTTGGCGCGACCGTCAGAGGCGTCGGTCCCGCCACTGTTCACCAGCGCGTAGCTGGTGCCGGGGCCGGTGTACAGGTAGACGAAGTTTCCCGGCATGGTGGGGCAGGGCTGGCCAGGGTACTCCCTGCTCGGGTCGGGGCCGCAACCGGTGACGCTCGGCTGGTTGGCCGTGGTCAGCGGAGGGTCGATGACGACCTTTCCGCCGACGAGCAGCGAGCCGCCGCCGTTGGACCTGATCGGTGAGCCGAGCAGGTCCATGTAGTGGTCCCAGTCCCAGAGCGTCCCCGGATCCCAGTGCTCGCCGCCGAGGTTGTACGCGGGGACGGGAACGTCGTCGTGACCGAGAATGTGCTGGCGGTCCAGCGGGACGCCGAAGCGGTCGGCCAGGTACTTGGTGAGCAGCGCGGAGTTCTGGTACTGCTGATCGGTGTACCAGGAAGCGTTGGGGATGGCCCAGCCCTCATGCTCGATCCCGATGCTATGCATGTTCACATAGCGGTTGCCCGCATGCCAGGCGACATCCTTGGTGGCCACCAGCTGGGTCACCTTGTTGTTGTTGCCCCCGACCAGGTAGTGGGCGCTAGCCTGCTTGGCCGGGTTCTTGAAGACCGAGAGCGCACCATCGTAGGCGCCCTCGGTGTCGTGGACGATGATGTAACGGATGTCCTGACCGTCTGCCGGACGGTTGAACTTGGCGTAATTGCCGTAGCTCAACGAGCTACCGCTTCCCGTCGACTGGTAGGCGGCATTGACGATGTCGCAGTTCAGGGTCGGTGGGCACTCGACGGTGGACACGTCGCGCGGCGAAGCCGCGAGCACTGGGGTCGACACCTGGGCGTTGGGCCCCAGAGTGACGTGCTGTCCCTCGACGGTCGTCCGCTCGGCGCCGGTCTTGATCGTTCTGTACACACGGTCGGCGAACTGCCGCCCGCCGTCGGCAGCCGGCGACTGACTGAAGCGCACCACCGCGTCGTACCAGGCGGAGGCGTCAGCGGAGGCGGGCTTGCCGATCTCCTTCTGGTACTTGGCGATCAATGCGGCGCCGCCACGGACACTCTGCGCGGTGTCGGTGCGCAACGCAGCCGTCGGCTGACCGATCAGGCGCGCGGCGGCCTCCAGGGTGTGCAGTGCAGGGCTGTCGATCGGTGCGGTCGTGCTGCTCGGCGTGGCGGCGGACTTCGCGACGGCGTGGGCGTCCTCGCCGGCGCCGCCTTCCTCGCCCTGGGTGATGGCCACGGCGGCGGGATCGACCTGGGTCAGGCCCATCACGTTGTAGTTGCCCGTGGTGCTCGGCTGCCCCTGGTGGGACTCCCAGCGGGTCTCCTGGTACGAGAGCGCCAGCAGCACGCTCTGCGGCACGTGGAACTCGGCGGCCGCGGCGGCGAACTGGCGCTGCAGCGCGTCCGACCCCGCCGAGGCGGCGGCGGGAGTGGTGCTCGCGCCGGCGAACAGGGCGAACCCGGTGGCAGTGGCGGCAGCGG encodes:
- a CDS encoding N-acetylmuramoyl-L-alanine amidase, with translation MTATHRAHRASHRRRHKLRIPLAVTAAAAATATGFALFAGASTTPAAASAGSDALQRQFAAAAAEFHVPQSVLLALSYQETRWESHQGQPSTTGNYNVMGLTQVDPAAVAITQGEEGGAGEDAHAVAKSAATPSSTTAPIDSPALHTLEAAARLIGQPTAALRTDTAQSVRGGAALIAKYQKEIGKPASADASAWYDAVVRFSQSPAADGGRQFADRVYRTIKTGAERTTVEGQHVTLGPNAQVSTPVLAASPRDVSTVECPPTLNCDIVNAAYQSTGSGSSLSYGNYAKFNRPADGQDIRYIIVHDTEGAYDGALSVFKNPAKQASAHYLVGGNNNKVTQLVATKDVAWHAGNRYVNMHSIGIEHEGWAIPNASWYTDQQYQNSALLTKYLADRFGVPLDRQHILGHDDVPVPAYNLGGEHWDPGTLWDWDHYMDLLGSPIRSNGGGSLLVGGKVVIDPPLTTANQPSVTGCGPDPSREYPGQPCPTMPGNFVYLYTGPGTSYALVNSGGTDASDGRAKAVSGQSFVIADLKGDWTAIWFGGSKAWFYNPNGQNGVADDRTKQLLVKPKNNDAPVYGRAFPEALAYPAGIKADDVTPLSPTATVPTGQLYAVLGSGPVISDNYHVANDDGSDWAKNSVIVGSTKYYEIRYNHRIAYVKADDVDVVAATTPAPSGYTPFGPTRLLDTRSGLGAPAAKVGADRTVSLQVTGGDTGVPANATSVILNVTAVAPTSNGFVTVYPDGQPRPLASNLNFSAGQVIPNLVVVPVVNGKVNFYNRAGSVDLLADITGYYTPDGTSKLTTTTPTRLLDTREGTGAPKAQVGAGGEVTLQVAGNAGVPANATGVILNVTATGPTADSFVTVYPHGSTMPTVSNLNFTAGQTIPNLVIVPITDGKVSLFNRAGSVDLLADITGYYAPDGASTFTSAGPTRLLDTRSGLGAPQAKVGAGSTLTLQVAGKAGLPSSGVTAVVLNVTAVLPSADSFVTVYPDGTTRPNVSNLNFKAGQVIPNLVVVPVVNGKVAFFNRAGSADLLADITGYYTN